The following proteins are encoded in a genomic region of Leptospira fainei serovar Hurstbridge str. BUT 6:
- the rpiB gene encoding ribose 5-phosphate isomerase B translates to MKKIGIASDHGGFELKEYLRHELGNSIEIIDYGTNDESSVDYPIVIGEACKKVLSGEVDGLIALCGTGIGASIAANRFKGIRAALCHDEFTAEMSRRHNNANVLVLGGRVLGKELAIRICQKWLSTTFEAGRHERRVGQLDSIS, encoded by the coding sequence ATGAAAAAAATAGGCATTGCCTCCGATCACGGAGGTTTCGAGCTAAAAGAATACCTAAGACACGAATTAGGAAATTCTATAGAAATAATAGATTATGGAACTAACGACGAATCTTCCGTAGATTATCCGATCGTTATCGGTGAGGCTTGCAAAAAAGTCCTCTCTGGAGAAGTCGACGGCTTAATCGCCCTGTGCGGAACAGGTATCGGAGCCTCGATCGCTGCAAACAGATTTAAAGGAATTCGCGCCGCCCTTTGTCACGACGAATTTACAGCGGAAATGTCCCGCCGTCATAATAATGCAAATGTTTTGGTGCTTGGGGGCCGAGTTCTTGGGAAAGAATTAGCGATCCGAATCTGCCAAAAATGGCTCTCGACTACTTTTGAAGCCGGTCGTCACGAAAGACGCGTCGGTCAACTCGACTCGATTAGCTAG